The proteins below are encoded in one region of Tamandua tetradactyla isolate mTamTet1 chromosome 9, mTamTet1.pri, whole genome shotgun sequence:
- the FST gene encoding follistatin isoform X3, which produces MVRPRHQPGGLCLLLLLLCQFMEDRSAQAGNCWLRQAKNGRCQVLYKTELSKEECCNTGRLSTSWTEEDVNDNTLFKWMIFNGGAPNCIPCKETCENVDCGPGKKCRMNKKNKPRCVCAPDCSNITWKGPVCGLDGKTYRNECALLKARCKEQPELEVQYQGKCKKTCRDVFCPGSSTCVVDQTNNAYCVTCNRICPEPTSSEQYLCGNDGVTYSSACHLRKATCLLGRSIGLAYEGKCIKAKSCEDIQCTGGKKCLWDFKVGRGRCSLCDELCPESKSDEPVCASDNATYASECAMKEAACSSGVLLEVKHSGSCN; this is translated from the exons ATGGTCCGTCCGAGGCACCAACCCGGCGGGCTctgcctcctgctgctgctgctctgccAGTTCATGGAGGACCGTAGCGCCCAGG CTGGGAATTGCTGGCTCCGCCAGGCGAAAAACGGCCGCTGCCAGGTCCTGTACAAGACGGAGCTGAGCAAGGAGGAGTGCTGCAACACCGGCCGCCTGAGCACCTCGTGGACTGAGGAGGATGTGAATGACAACACACTCTTCAAGTGGATGATTTTCAATGGGGGCGCCCCCAACTGCATCCCCTGTAAAG AAACGTGTGAGAACGTAGACTGTGGACCCGGGAAAAAGTGCCGAATGAACAAGAAGAACAAACCCCGTTGCGTCTGTGCCCCGGATTGTTCCAACATCACCTGGAAGGGCCCCGTCTGCGGGCTGGACGGGAAAACCTACCGTAACGAATGTGCACTCCTCAAGGCCAGATGTAAAGAGCAGCCGGAACTGGAAGTCCAGTATCAGGGCAAATGTAAAA AGACCTGTCGGGATGTTTTCTGTCCGGGCAGCTCCACATGTGTGGTAGATCAGACCAATAATGCCTACTGTGTGACATGTAATCGGATTTGCCCAGAGCCTACCTCCTCTGAGCAGTATCTCTGTGGGAACGATGGAGTGACCTACTCTAGCGCCTGCCACCTGCGAAAGGCTACCTGCCTGCTGGGCAGATCGATTGGATTAGCCTACGAGGGAAAGTGTATCA AAGCAAAGTCCTGTGAAGACATTCAGTGCACtggtggaaaaaaatgtttatgggaTTTCAAAGTTGGCAGAGGCCGGTGTTCCCTCTGTGATGAGCTGTGCCCTGAGAGTAAGTCTGACGAGCCTGTCTGTGCCAGTGACAATGCTACTTATGCCAGTGAGTGTGCCATGAA